The window ATAAatcagcaaagaagaagagccaTACTGGGAAGCATAGTCTCCGTAAAATTGGCGAGCGGTCCTCGATGACAGCCCAAAGCTTTCCAAAAATCATTATCTGACGGGGCTGTTGGTTCAGGACAAAGTCCGCATGGATCATTGGAGTCACACTAAGACGGTCAGCGAACAAAGTACGAATCCTCAGTCGGCAGTAGCGCActcaccccctttttcaaGACTTTACATCGAAGACATGGCCCGACCTCGCGGAGCAGCCGCAGCTCACCAATTGATTCCAACCGCGATTGCCCCACACGACTGCGCTTCAACGGTGGCAGCAAGGGATCGACCTCGGAATCGACTGACCCACGAGGGCCTGCCGGATGTTCGGGTACAAACGAATAGCTCCTTAGCGATTCGCGGTGGTCTTTTGCCGGAGGTTGACTGTTTGTTGCTATTGGCGCAAGCTGAATGTTGGGGCCTGGACGAGGTAGATACAAAGGAGATGGCTGCTTGCTGTAATCGGTGCTGTAAGTTCGGTTGGTCTTCTCGGGGAAGACAAGCGGTGGTGTGCCGCTGACTGAGAGACCCGAGTCTCTTTTTTGGAGAGAGACATGCTCTCTCGAGTGTTGATCTCGGTCATCGTGAAGAGGATATCCGTAGATGTAGTGCATACACCTCTCATCCCAACACTTGTAGGAGTGGTGAGTCCGAAAAGCTAGAGGTACGCTAtccctcaacctcatggCAGACACAACTGGGTCGAAGCGGGCAACGTTCCTGTCCAGCCATGCAGCATACCCTTCCGGCGCTTGATCCCGAAAATAATGATACTTGAGGGTGTCAAGAAACCTAGGGTCCTGAAGGTCCACGCCTACCAGATAAAAAGTTCAAGTCAGCCCTCCGAGTAGGCAGAGCAATGGAGCCAGAGACGTGACTTACCATGTTCGAGACAGGCTGCCTCGATGCATTCGCAGTTATACTGCAATGTCCGGGCCTCTTCTATTTCGGACAGGAGAGGGATTTTGTTGGATAGTTCTGACGAAAGGTTGGTATTAGACGAGATAAGACTTGGAGCAACTTGACAACCCTGGGAGAAAAGAAGCCACGGTGGACGGGGATGAGGGTGGCTCACGGTTCTCGTCGGCATACGCGCGCAGTACACGATGCTTGTGCCGCAGCATTTCAAGCTCGACCTTGATATTGGGGCCATATTTCTGAGGAAGCAGGACAGCTAGTTTGGCCTGAATTTCGGCCTGCTGATCCAGCAGGtgcttgatggtgggatCCAACGACGGATCATACTGAGGCGCTGGATGAAGAGAGTGATGGGGGgcacctccagctccaacaGGTGCGGCCAGGACAGacgacggcggtggtggtactgAGAGCGAGTTGCGCTCGGGCCGAGACGAAGAtgccggcagcggcagcggcgcgATATGGTCGGCGGCCATAGCGTCGGGccccctcggcggcggcgtcgggGAAGGCTAGGGGTTGGACACGGGCGCAGCCACGGCACGGCAGTTGATGCCGAAGCGAGGCTCTCTGCTCTGTGCTCTTTCACAAACTGTGCTTAGGTTGTTCACACTAAACACCGAGCCGGAGGCCGGAAAATGCTCTCGGCGACCGTGtcgcggaggcggaggcggtggtgacggcaccagcagcagcgggtGTTTATTCATCCACAGACGAGCTCCGATCAAGGCTCTTGGTGCGTCAATGACAAAGGTTCTGGCGGGCCGGTTTGCGCAACATGGTAGGACGGTTGTGGCGGCGATTCAACGGCGCTGAGATGCATCACAAGGCCATAGTGCGCGCGGGCACGGTGGAAGGGTGAAATTAGCtcagggcagggcagggcagggcgAGGTGAAGCTGTGACTCTGTGAGAGAGAGGCAGGGCCTGGCAGCCTGATGGGTGATAGGTATCCGGAGAACTGGAAGACAGACGGGCTCGGGCTCGGACTCGGAGCTGTCAATGTCTGTCAAACGGAACCCAGGTAGAAGCTGTCAAGGACAGCCCAACGACCGAGTCGTTTTTTTGGCGATGGACACGCGCTGCTCCTCACTTGGGGTATTATTAAACCATAGTCAAAGGGTCAATTGGGGAAGTGGGGCGCAACATGGTCAAGTTGTTTTCCCTGTCGTCCAGGGACCTCTGTTTCTGCTACAGAAGGGCGAGGCGGCAGATTAGATAGCTTCCTTTTTCTAGCTGCCCTTTCTAGTCGCCGGTGCTAGCCAAGCCTTCCCCTagaatctctctctctgtctctctctctctctctctctctctctctctctctccctctctctctccttcctctgATTCCTTTATCAACTGCACCTCTTGCTGCACCTGCTGCCCTTTGTGTAGCCCATCCCGTCTCCAGCTCACCCACACTTACAACTGTCCAAGCATAACGCACGATTTCGTCTCGCAGCCCGCCCTCTCCGCACGAGGGGAACTCTTGAGACTGGACGCCTCAAAGCCCCGCCAGGGTAAGCTAGGGCTTGAGCTCTCGGTGCTTTTCCGGGGTTGGAATAGCCTGGATGCGATGCAGAGCCGGGGTCCAGAAGACCGTTGGAACATGAGCTGACCTGTGTGACGGAATTTCCAGttcacctccttcttgtcttcCAGGTTCTCGTTTCTTTTCTTAGGCCTCCCCCCCGCGCGCCGTTGCATTTATCTCCATCCTACCGGCGAATCCCAGGCTGGATGGACGGACTATCAGATCAGACCTGCTTGAGACACCCGTCATCACTGGCAACAGACAAGACGGTGTATGCAaggctctctctctcgagTGAGGGTCTCGAAGCGATGTCGCGGCACGTCTGGCTGGTCCGGCGGGAggagagcaagaggaggTAGGTCGGGTACTCTATATGTCACGCACTCCGCGCCGCGGTACATGGCATGTAATCCCATGTAGGGGTGTATGTGCTAACCAATCTAGAAGCCGAACGGCATCCTGTGGCCGCGATGCAGGTGGTATCTTTTGCCGACATGAGAATACCACCTCGATGCCCGCCCGTCCACTTGCTGCTCTCAGGAAGGAAGACGGTGGTGTCGCCCGCAGCTGGCCCGTCAGCGGATTCGATTGTCTCGTTCGTCCCTCGCAAGGCTTGCATGCCAGCCCCTTCGTGCAGATTGGGGTTGCTACGATGACAGTCATATCGCGCGATAGCAACTGCCAGCACCTACTCCGCATCTCCAGGCAATAGTCTCCCAGCATACAGGCAACGTTAAGTCAACCTTCTTTCGTCCAAGCCACGGTTCCCCAGTTTCTTGACTCAGGTTGACATTGGGCAATGTATCTTGGCCAGTGCTTATTGCGCCATCATGTTGCTTGCATCATGGGAATCCTGGTGCCGGCCCCCAGGCCCGCATTTCTCCCCTCAGCAACGTCCGCTCTGCTGCTTGTTTTCGCTCCGAGAGCCGCAGCGCCTGGTCTTTGGGCTCCACGTTTTTCAACGGCGTGACATCGGGTGGGTGCTGCGAGGGGAGAGTCGCCTGGCGTTTGCAGCTCTTGCAGCGCTGAGAGGTCTGTCCCACGAACCGGCTGTCACCAacgcttttcttttcctgcaACCCAGGTCCACTTTATTTCTTGAAGAATCAGGGTGTTCGACCCTCGCTTCCAGATTCAATCCCGTTCGTCAACCTTGACGTCGTCGCCGGCAACACCCGGTTCTCCAGCATGTCATCCTGCCAAACTGTGCCAGGTACGGGCCGATGGCAGGTAACTGACGAAGAGTGAGGCGGGTGGGGTAAGGACCTAGTCCGTATCGCCGTGTCTCTCTTTCGTTGGAGTGACTGGACAATGGATGGTCCGGTCAATTTATGTGATGGGAAACTTGCAGCGTGCTTGAGCAGTGTAACGCATGGCACCGGCAGCGGCACCGTCAGTGCAGAGCATGGCTCACGAGTGGAATGGGAAGAGACAGTCGAGACATCACCTCCTATCGAGGCTTGCGCAGCATTGATCGGAGCTTCACCGTCCCTCTACCTGCTACTGGCAGACCGGACAGCCGACAAAGAGGCGGCTGCTCCGATGTTCCGAGTTGGGAAGGACCCCCTAGAAGTCACTAGATTGTGTGCGTTGGTTGCAGCAGCACATGGGCCCTCCTCGATGAGAGGCTCGCCGAATCGCTGCTATctaccaccctccaccacaaaccaAGGAGTTGAAGCCCTTATCATTCAATGGGGCAAGCCCCCCGCCTCAATGCTCTAGCCGCCCGCTCATGGCCGCTCATACCCCCTTGCTCTTATTGCCCAGCCACAAACCAGTCGTCACCAGTTGTGCTTCTGTGGCACAAGCTTTCCCCTCAcccctctttcccctcctcagTCAGGCCTCCCAAGCTTCCAGTGCACAGCCTGTCCGATTTGGGGATAGAACCATCCGCCTGTCTTTCAGCTTTCCCCAGCTGGGTCGCCCTATGCCCCCTCGTAGAACTCTTGCCAAGCATCTGACCTTTGATCATAGTTCACGCGCGCCTGGGCCGGTAATGACGAGCCTGATGGCTGGTACCTTCCACTGTGGCTGGTGTATTGGGAGATGACGGTCCTGTAGCAGCCGAACAGCCCCTTTCCCCCGTAATGGGAAGCGATGGCGTCGTCGACGAGGCATTCGAAGCCCgtgccaccaccatcagacTGGTTTGTATGAGCCTGAGGACGCGCTGGAGGGCAATAGTCCCTGGTCGACGTTCAGGAAAGCTACCAGGCCATTCCCCTTTGGCGTCAGGCTGGCGGTGTGTCCGTAATTGCTATGGTTGCGGGTTGACGTAGTAGCAGTGAGCAAgttgctgatgatgcagaATAAAAGAATGTGCTTCCCCTTGGTCTTCACCTCTGTTCATTACATTCGTTCTTCACACTATCGTCACATCAGCATTCAACCAATTTATGGTTTACATCAACCCTTACCACCCACCATGGATACCTTCCAATTTCTCCTCTGGCTTCCAGCCagccccctcaacctcgccctcctcgtcctggTAGCCATTCTTGTCAGCATCCTGGTTACCTTTTACACCACCAAGCAACACTACCAGAACTCGACAttgatcaccaccactactgccaccaccaccaccagacaacAGACCCCAAAGAATCACCAGCCGCAACTCCCTGCTACCATCCTCgagacaagacaacaacTCGTCCAGGAGTCACTACCCCCCGCCGAGCAGCCCAGAGCAGCAGTTCAGGAACAGCCCACGGCAACGCAGCCGATCCCAATCTCCATCCCGATATCACCAGTAGGCTGGCGCAACTCCTTCGGTCCTACCATGATGCACCCCTCCAAGAGGGATTCGCTCGTGAGCTCGGTCGGCGCAAGAAAGGGGAGCTACTGCGCTAGGTGCTCCTCCTGGCCGGTGTCGGATTGggacggcagcggcagcggcagcggttctgagggggaggtggtgggggggagtttTGGGACGGAGGTGACGTTTGGGTTTATGGGGGCTCATCtttgaggtgaggtgaggtgaggtgaggtgaggtgaggtgaggtgaggtgaggtgaggtgaggtgaggtgaggtgaggtgaggtgagatgaggtggtgaaggggggaagggcggggaagaagggagggagcgatggggaagaaaagaggcagAGGGAAGGCGAAGGGGAGAGAAAAAGTaaaacatcaaaaaaaaaaataaatgAAAAAAATTGAAAAAGATACAAGGACAAAAAAAGGGTCGATGGGcccaaggaaaaaaaagaaaggaaaaataaaaaaaaaaaataaagaaAGAGAATAAAAAATGAAAcaaaaggaaggaaaaggggggaagggaaataCACGAAactgggagggaagggggtgaatAACACAACGCGTTTGCGAAGGGAGGATAGATCATTGCTCGATTCATTGTTCGATTCATTGCTCTCTTGTTTGGTACAAAGGAGGACGGGGAAAAGTTTGGGTTTTGGCTTCTCTTGATAGATTtgggtttttctttctggtTGGATTTCTATGGCGGGGGATGGGGCAATGATGATGGGCCTGGTGATGAGCTGTCATGAGGAACGGTGATGAGCTGTCATGAGGAATGGTGATGAGCCAGGCATTTTTTGATCTGGTTTCGAGCGAGCATACTCAATTGGCCTCCAACACTGAACCAAGACGGATCGTGGTTAGGATGTTTATTTACGttatagagagagagagcatcATGACATCAAAGTCCGTTGATGAGAGGGTAAGGGAATGTGATGTGACCACCGGATTCTAGTGGATGGTTTGATCATCATGTCTAGCATGACACATCCATAAAGGCGGACACACAGAACACATGACCGGTGGCAAGAGCAGTGCAGATGAATAAATCGCCCCCAATATTATTATATaattctcatcatcatcatccccaaacaATATGTGTAGCaggtatatatatatatgtatgtaCATCTGAACAAAGTAAAATCCTCGTCTGTGACCGACGATAATATGTCCACGATGATGTCCAATCATCACTTTCGTCCCTTCATGAACCCAACCCGTCCAActccacccatcatcacatcatgCACTCAATACAAGCTCTCGGTATCCAAGCAAATTCTGATGCTCCCACTCCGATCCAACTCATTCAACTCATCCGCAAATTCCACCTTGGGCTTAGGAACCGGCTTCCTCGCATACCCCTTCAAACACCTAAACAAGCTCCCCttcgccctcccctcctcaacaacagcgcTAACATCAGCAATCATCTTCCCCGCCTCCTTCATCGCCTTCCCAGGCGTAACCGTatccgccaacctcaactcccccgccgccctctccatctccgccCTCAACAGCCACTTCTCCCAACTCCACCCCGCAACCAACCCCGTAACAGCAGCAATATTATCGCTCGACCcgctcaccaccgcctccatccGAAgaacctccctctcctccccgcccgcctcctcccgACCGACACTCACCACCGGCTTGGGCAGCTTCTTGGGTCCCACCGGCATAGCAACCCACGCCCTCCTCACATCCTCGAAACCGGCCTTGTCAAGCCTCGAGATGAAGTTCTTTGTCGGGCGGGCGTCATATCCCAGAGTCTGCAGCGCGAACCCAAACTCGACCGCCTTGGCGTTGCCCAACTCTCCcgcgttgatgatgtcggcaTCCAAGAGGTTGAACTCGATGTAGCCTCCTGGCTTGAGGACACGCATGCACTCGGCCAGACAGGCGTCCCACTCGTCCACCCCGTTCTCGCCCGACATCTTCAGCACAGCATGGAGCTCACGAGCGGAGATGAGATCGAACTGGTTGTCCGCAAAGGGAAGCTTggtcaacctctccaccgcgACCTGCCTATGGTTGGGAGGGCCACGGATGTTGGAGTTGGACAGTTGACGGATGGCCTTGGTTGTGACAGTATAAATCTTGCAGTTGGGGAACTGGAGGGCAGCATGCCAGGCCCAGTCGCAGGCGCCCTGGCCGCCGAGATCAAGGATTCTAGCCCGGTCACGGGGGAGGCCATTGCTGCCTGTGCCAGGGGCAAAGGTGGACTGACGAGCGAGGCGCTTGCCGACGGGAGCAGAAACAAGCCTGCCACCGTTGAGCTgcttggtggcggcgacgtGCCAAGCGGACATGTGCATCTGGCTGAGGGCGTCAGCTTCCTTGTCGGCGCGGAGCTTCTCAGGGTCGTCAATGAGGTTGTCATCGCCGCGGACAACGTTGGTGCTCATGCGCTTCTTGGCGGACTGAGGGACGACGGAGAGCTGGTACTTtccgaggagctggttgcGGTGGGCATCTCTGAGGGAAATGCGCTGGGCCTGAAGAGCCTCGAAGCGGGGCTGACGGTGGACAAAGGCGTCGGTGTGGCAGGAGCGGACGGTGAAGTCGGTGAAGGCGCGATAGTAAGCCGACTCCTGACGGAGGAGCTTGGGTGGGAGCTtcttggggggttgagggaagTTGTCCAGGGGAAGGGCGGAGAAGCGGACGGACTTGGACTTCTTCAGGGGCACCTCTTCGGTAGCCTcaaccttgagctcctcgaccttgtcctcggcctcggacTCGTGCTCAGAAGCCTCAGATTCTTGCTCCTCGGCCTCATCAGAGAAGCCGGCAACACCTTGAAGGTAGGCGCGCTGAGCCATGAGCCACATCTGGGTGCGGCCAGCATGGGAGACGACATTCTCCTCTTGCTTGGCGACATAGTCACGGTCAAGCTCGGCAATGATCTCAGTAACAACGATTGGTGAGCTGGGCTCGCCAACAGCGGTCTCGGAAGCAGTGGCCTCAGACTGTCTAGGAGTGGGTGGAATTCTAATAGCAGTAAGAGGAACTGGGGTAGGCTCAATGCGAATGGCTGTCGGGAGGTCCTCCTGGCCCTGGGTCTCGGGGAACTCAACAACACGCTCGATGATGGCTGATGGCAGGTTGTCGAGGTGCAGTGgcctgggtggtgggggaggaacTCTGTCGCGGCTCCATGGAATCTTGTAAAAATTCTCAGCGGTTGTAGAAGTAGGAGGTTGGCCCTCATCGGTTTCCTCGGTGTTCTTCTCAGCGTGCCATGTTTGCCGGCTGGCAGACGAGAGCTCAGAAAAGAAGCCACCTGGGGATGGAATCTCGAGCTTGCTGAGATCAGCAAGAGACAGGCGGGCTGCTGATGGGGCCCGGTTCAAGTTGGTCATGATGCGGGGAGGCTGTCTGCGGGTTTGAGCCATCTCTTGTGGCACCTCAATAACCTGAGTGGGTTGCTCAGCAAACGCTGATTCGTCACCAGCGAGGGCCTGGAGAGTCTCGAGAGCACCAGGCTGGAGACGAACTCCGGACCACTCCTCACCGGCACCATACTCAGAACCAACCACAGGAGTGGGTGGTGCTGACATGGCGGCCATTTCCTCCGAGTTGATGCTGCCGTCGAGAGATGGTGGGGCAGAGACGCGGGGAGTATCTTGTCTTTGCCTCAGTTCCATAAGTGACATGATAGCTGGTGACATGGCAACAGCggatggcggtgttggtgggatgGGCGACAAAACCTTCTTCGCGGCTTGCTGGGCTTCCTCTGGGATCACAAGAGGGGTCAATGACCGGCGAAACTCAAGGGAGGCCCTGGATGATCTCTTGAGGTTCCTTGAACTCCTTGAGCTCCGGGTGGAGCTCCGTTGCCGGCCGATACCGTTTGCCTGAAGACGCTGCTTTCGTCGGATCTCGTCATCGGACACATCGTACAGATCATCAAACTCGGTGACATCGGTCATGATACTCTCtcggttgttgctgttgtggttcCACTGGAAGGAtgggtttgatgatgaagctTCGGAGCTGACGTCGTCATTATCGAGCTCGGGCTCGCTCTCGTTAGTTGCCTGGGAGAGGACTGATGGTGTAGCTGGCAGGATCGGGGCGGCCAGAAAGTGCATTCCTCTTGGTGTGGGGAAGTGGTCGCTCATGGGGGAAAGCCACTGTTCAATCTTCTCAACCGAAGGCCcgttccttctcctcctcgaggcGAACGAGTCTCTCGAGTGCTCTGGCTCCTCCATTATAGGATTAAGTGTCCGCGCCGGCCTCCGCCGACCCtgcggggagggtggccgGTACGCAACCTGGGGCAGCAAAACTTGGTCGGACATTATGGTAACTGGTATCGTTGGTAGGATCCAATATTCCAAAAAGCGTGGCACAAACACGCAAAATAAACTCTGTCAGATAAGCCGGAAGAGGACCTGCGCCGGAAATGTAACACTAATTAAGAAAGATGGTGTGAAAGACAGGACCGGCTTCGGTCAACGAAGCACTATAATGTAAGTGCGCAAGAGGCGTAGAGAAGAGAATGGGGAAGACTCCAAATTGCCAACGGAGCCAGGTGACTGGAAAGCGAGATATTATAAGAAGCCCTCCACCAAAGAGACACCAACGACATGGGATCGAGATGCATACCCACCGAGGCGGCTAACGGCAAGATTCGATGGCTTCCTTCCCGCCACGTTGATGGGACTGACAGATCGAGTCATCGACATGGTGTGACCGCGGCCAGAGAAGCGCAGATGGCACGCTGAACTGGCATCTCTGACGGCTTCTTGCTGCCGTCTGGCGGGTGTCTCTCGACATTGGCACACTAGTATGCGTCCGGCAGCATCACCAGTGCAATAtcgacggcggcagcgaATCAGCGGACGCATGGCCACAGGAACAGGTCGACGACGAATCGATAAATGCTATGCGAAGACAAGGCGCGCGCCAATGaggtcttgatggtggcagtTCCAGGAACGGAGTGCAGCTGATGTAGCCAATAAGAGCGAGAGGTGCAACGCCAGATGTAAGGCGGGCGCTTACAACGGCGCCTGTCCTCCCTCAATTGGTCCCGACAGCCTCTTCCCCCAAGATGAACCACCCACCCTTTTCGTCATCCCCACAAAAGCCATTCACCACAATACCTTTACCCAGGTCGACGAAGCTGCACGCAATGGGCCTTCGCATGATGCTTCGTGGCGGCGTGAAACGGCAAAGACCAACAGTCGTGACCAGGAAACACCACATCCAGGAAACATTTCGTTGAGAGCGCCACTCGGCCGACCTGTCGATCTCCCTCGACATAACGTGATAGCCTATGGCCCTCCTCTCCGGTCCCTTGGCGCAGCCGCCCATCTAGTACGCTTGTTGCCGGCCTCCGGTGCTTCTTCAAGGTTGGTAGCACTTGCATATAACCCATCCCACCAGCCCAACTCAGCTCtgatcaccatcaccattaCTTTCGCTCCAGCTCAGCCAAGCTATCACTACTAGATGCACAATAGCTGTGTGAATGTGGCAATGTAATGCCAACAGTGCCGTGAGCGCCAAGATAGAGAGTGACAGGAAACACCAGATCTTCTGTTCCTGGCTGTCTTACCACACCTCCCCATTTCGACGGAACTTTGGGTGTGTGCTTCCTGTCGGCTGATTGCTTGCATTTCTTCGCAACTGTGAAGATTGGCCAACTGCCAACTCGGCAGATGTGCTGCTACCCCATCCCATATATGCAGCTTATGACCGAAAACTGGAAGCTTCCATATGTGTTGTCAATGATAAGAAAAGGTGAGAATAAGAATAGATACAGCCAGAGAGCCAACCTTGAGAGAACACTTGCGCTCTCACAGACCTGTTTGTTCAGATGTTCGGCTGGTGGTACGAAATAGTGTTGAGCGGTGACAGAAACCGTGATGAGTGACGAGTGCCGAGCAGTGGTGATCGAGCGCGACGCTGGTGACATGAGACGAACGAGTGATGCTGACTGCAGAGCTTCGAGTTCATCCAAGGTAGGTGATAGTCGATCCGTGATAATCTCCCTAATCGCTAGCCGGTGTGTCGAGACTCGTGATCATGTCGGAAAGTCAATCAGACATGGAAGGAGCTTCGAAGGCGTACCGAAAAGGGATAGAAGATTGCACAAGAGCACATTGTCGAGATGGAAGCGCCGGcttgccgccatcacctcGAGGCTTGGAGTTCGAGCCGCTGAAAGATAATGCGGGGCTCCCATGCAAAACTGTAAAAGATGATTGGTTGAATTCTGCCACAGATCAACTGCCAGAGAGCTCTGTCtccgccttccccttccagcTTCGTTGCTTTTTGTTCCTGTCGCAGTGCCCCGCCATCAAAGTCAGCCCCGCAGTCCAATTCCTAGGAGGGGCAGTCCATTCAGGCGAACATCCACGATAACAACCTCGCGATTATCATATCAAAACCCAACTTCGATTTCTGTACCGGTCAGAACTCCCGAACTGTAATGGCCGAGACCTCTGCTGCCAGCCGGCATGTGACCTACTGTGGTGGTAGGGAACCCCGTTTCTTAGCAATtctgcccctccatcctGGAGCTGTCCCTCACAGTGACATCACCTGTTTGTGGCTGTCGCGAtgctcaccacctcccctatTTACCCCTTTTCTCCCGCCGTCGCGAACTCAATCCATAAGACAACCATAGCTAACCTATACTCTCCAGTGTGCACACTACCACCCGAGGTACGAACTGCCTCCCGCtacccttcccctcctcctgcgcaTGCCCGTCTCTTCCCACACGCAACCCATCACGCGACACCCCTTAACCCAAACTAACACCCCGTCTCTTAGTACTGTGAATACGGCGGAACAACCGCCAAATGTCAGAAATGGCTCGAAAAGTCCCACCCGGACCTCTACTCCAAGATCTGGTCCCCCGAAGCCCTCTCCGCAGCAAccgcctctctctcccttgAAGCCCAGGAACGCGCCGCCAAAGACGCCAAAAAGAAGGCCGCGAAAGCCGAGGCCGCCGAACAGAAGCAGGCCGAAAAGCTCTCCAACAGCGTCGTCACCATCAAGCGGATCGAGCGCAACAAGCGCAAGTATGTCACCTCTGTCTCTGGGCTGGAGGCTTTTGGGTTGGACTTGAAAAAGGTAATCTTATTACCCCCCCATGATATACGTCTGAAAGCAGGGGGATGTTGACAGTGACAAAAAAAATTAGGTGTCCAAGGACTTTGGTAAGAAATTCGCGACCGGCTCGTCCGtcaccaaaaccccctcggGCGGTGAGGAAATCGTAGTCCAGGGTGATGTCAGTGATGAAATTGAGGAGTTCATCCTCGAAAAGTACAAGGATGTGCCCGAGGATAACATTGAGCTGGTAGAAgataagaagaagaagggggctgctgctggttaaACAAGGATAAACATGGAGAGCGTGTTGGGTTCAGTTTCGTAGATAAATCTGGAAAGGATGTTTCTTTTGTGCTTCAAAGAGCCAAATAGTTGTTGGTGCTATAAAAATAACAAAGACATGCTAGAATGAACCCCTTCTACCGGGTGGAAAAAACTGGATATATATAAAAGAAACACCACACAAACCCGCCCCTTAATTGCTATATCCTATGGCCC is drawn from Podospora pseudocomata strain CBS 415.72m chromosome 1 map unlocalized CBS415.72m_1, whole genome shotgun sequence and contains these coding sequences:
- a CDS encoding uncharacterized protein (COG:S; EggNog:ENOG503NVRD), whose protein sequence is MSDQVLLPQVAYRPPSPQGRRRPARTLNPIMEEPEHSRDSFASRRRRNGPSVEKIEQWLSPMSDHFPTPRGMHFLAAPILPATPSVLSQATNESEPELDNDDVSSEASSSNPSFQWNHNSNNRESIMTDVTEFDDLYDVSDDEIRRKQRLQANGIGRQRSSTRSSRSSRNLKRSSRASLEFRRSLTPLVIPEEAQQAAKKVLSPIPPTPPSAVAMSPAIMSLMELRQRQDTPRVSAPPSLDGSINSEEMAAMSAPPTPVVGSEYGAGEEWSGVRLQPGALETLQALAGDESAFAEQPTQVIEVPQEMAQTRRQPPRIMTNLNRAPSAARLSLADLSKLEIPSPGGFFSELSSASRQTWHAEKNTEETDEGQPPTSTTAENFYKIPWSRDRVPPPPPRPLHLDNLPSAIIERVVEFPETQGQEDLPTAIRIEPTPVPLTAIRIPPTPRQSEATASETAVGEPSSPIVVTEIIAELDRDYVAKQEENVVSHAGRTQMWLMAQRAYLQGVAGFSDEAEEQESEASEHESEAEDKVEELKVEATEEVPLKKSKSVRFSALPLDNFPQPPKKLPPKLLRQESAYYRAFTDFTVRSCHTDAFVHRQPRFEALQAQRISLRDAHRNQLLGKYQLSVVPQSAKKRMSTNVVRGDDNLIDDPEKLRADKEADALSQMHMSAWHVAATKQLNGGRLVSAPVGKRLARQSTFAPGTGSNGLPRDRARILDLGGQGACDWAWHAALQFPNCKIYTVTTKAIRQLSNSNIRGPPNHRQVAVERLTKLPFADNQFDLISARELHAVLKMSGENGVDEWDACLAECMRVLKPGGYIEFNLLDADIINAGELGNAKAVEFGFALQTLGYDARPTKNFISRLDKAGFEDVRRAWVAMPVGPKKLPKPVVSVGREEAGGEEREVLRMEAVVSGSSDNIAAVTGLVAGWSWEKWLLRAEMERAAGELRLADTVTPGKAMKEAGKMIADVSAVVEEGRAKGSLFRCLKGYARKPVPKPKVEFADELNELDRSGSIRICLDTESLY
- the TMA22 gene encoding Translation machinery-associated protein 22 (BUSCO:EOG092652NQ; EggNog:ENOG503P1VJ; COG:J); translation: MAETSAASRHVTYCGVCTLPPEYCEYGGTTAKCQKWLEKSHPDLYSKIWSPEALSAATASLSLEAQERAAKDAKKKAAKAEAAEQKQAEKLSNSVVTIKRIERNKRKYVTSVSGLEAFGLDLKKVSKDFGKKFATGSSVTKTPSGGEEIVVQGDVSDEIEEFILEKYKDVPEDNIELVEDKKKKGAAAG